A part of Candidatus Zixiibacteriota bacterium genomic DNA contains:
- a CDS encoding diguanylate cyclase produces MPKAVAHIPAWILNQKEEKIPERGLFNIAVYQENLDICNDLIDAFPQANLQFHHFSKPHELVRYAQRYILDLIIIVVENDFGRTTRLVNEAREQMFLSIVPLIIYNPTSAHKAYKQALECEADDLLMGEWNREAFATRIQMLMSRSRRDLGVNPSSRLPGPSMIEKKINQMIANDKDFAVCYLDIDNFKGYNDYYGYFYGDKVIRLTAQIVRDVVFDLVPNGFVGHVGGDDFIFVIPYQMIDMVCSNTIKTFDRIIPYRYKEEDRLRGKIVTKNRFGEDEIYSMLTISIAVLVCENKIFSHAGEMSHMLADLKKYTKKLAGSNYMIERRKKY; encoded by the coding sequence ATGCCCAAGGCAGTAGCACATATACCGGCCTGGATACTGAATCAAAAGGAAGAAAAGATCCCGGAGAGGGGTCTCTTTAATATTGCTGTTTACCAGGAAAACCTGGACATCTGTAACGATCTTATCGACGCTTTCCCGCAGGCCAACCTGCAGTTTCATCATTTCAGCAAACCCCATGAACTGGTTCGCTACGCCCAGCGCTATATCCTCGACCTGATTATTATCGTGGTAGAGAATGATTTCGGTCGTACCACCCGTCTGGTCAATGAGGCCCGGGAGCAGATGTTTTTATCAATAGTGCCACTGATTATCTATAATCCAACCTCGGCTCATAAGGCTTATAAGCAGGCCCTTGAATGCGAAGCGGATGATCTTCTGATGGGTGAGTGGAACCGCGAAGCTTTTGCGACCCGGATTCAGATGCTGATGAGCCGTTCGCGCCGGGACCTCGGTGTCAATCCGTCCTCGAGACTGCCCGGTCCCTCGATGATCGAAAAGAAGATCAACCAGATGATTGCCAACGATAAGGACTTCGCGGTCTGTTATCTCGATATCGACAATTTCAAGGGTTACAACGATTATTATGGTTATTTCTACGGCGACAAGGTGATTCGCCTGACCGCCCAGATAGTACGCGATGTCGTCTTTGACCTGGTACCCAACGGTTTCGTCGGCCATGTCGGCGGAGACGATTTCATATTTGTCATCCCCTACCAGATGATCGATATGGTCTGCTCGAATACTATTAAGACGTTTGACCGCATAATTCCGTATCGTTACAAAGAAGAGGATCGCCTGCGGGGCAAGATCGTTACCAAGAACCGCTTCGGCGAAGATGAGATCTACTCCATGCTTACAATCTCGATTGCAGTACTGGTATGCGAGAACAAGATTTTTTCACACGCCGGAGAGATGTCTCATATGCTGGCCGATTTAAAGAAATACACCAAGAAACTGGCCGGCTCAAACTATATGATCGAGCGCCGTAAGAAATACTAA
- a CDS encoding tetratricopeptide repeat protein, with protein MTRIAERVKDIDRMAVVVFISAMAVRLVYMIQISDSPFFEMHQIDALWHHIWAGTIAEGNIIGDEAFFRAPLYPYFLGIIYSLFGDGPFAPRIIQSLLGSLSAVIVYLTARDIINRRAGLIAGFTAVLYSLLIYFDNELLITSLFTFLMLLSFHVVRKTTANSSRLRFLTIGLLIGLTALARPTVLIILPAVMLYLFVANYRAVAKKSGRLVDIVIMLAGMLALILPITIRNYALSGDPVMISYQGGVNFWIGNNAEADGKTAGAPGHFKAVNEYQDNVKYSSERVAEMRTGRELTPSEISSYWFEQAFQWIGNNPVEFIELSLKKLYYLWNAYEIESNRDIYTLRSDSWLLKTLLWHGPPGFPFGLLAPLAMIGLYIAFRSGDSRLHLLAGTLLSYQLVLILFFVTARFRVPTLPFLIVLAALATDYILAKLKQPRRLMVPAVVFIIVAVVSNTTLFGIRPDDRSRSNQAVASAFLRQNMLDSATYYIERAIEENPEDPNALAFLGNLRERKNDYDGAAVAYGHAIEHNPHDAYLFNRLAYSLFKIEQYDHARNAVDSSLALDSTILSSYTTLSNLLSLEGKSERALDMLYRGYRVDSSNSAYLNNLAVRLRDHSRFEEAIDVLERALTINPEHLSARVNLANLHFQSGNLEQAEKHYLTALNQDPNQPQANLNLAQLYLRSGRTSEAVELIRGVLKNDPDNPTAVKLMEMIENALNGD; from the coding sequence GGCAGGCACGATCGCTGAAGGCAATATCATCGGCGATGAGGCCTTCTTCCGCGCACCACTGTATCCGTATTTTCTCGGGATCATATATTCGCTTTTCGGCGACGGTCCGTTCGCGCCCCGCATCATCCAGTCGCTTTTGGGGTCTTTATCCGCGGTGATCGTGTACCTGACAGCTCGTGATATTATCAACCGCCGAGCCGGCCTGATCGCCGGCTTTACAGCAGTCCTGTATTCCCTGTTGATATATTTCGACAACGAGCTTTTAATCACCAGCCTGTTCACTTTTTTAATGCTGTTGTCATTTCATGTGGTACGCAAAACCACAGCAAACAGTTCTCGCCTGCGCTTCCTGACAATCGGCCTGCTGATCGGGTTGACAGCTTTGGCTCGTCCGACGGTGCTGATCATCCTGCCGGCAGTCATGCTGTATCTGTTTGTCGCAAACTACCGGGCAGTAGCGAAAAAATCGGGACGACTTGTGGATATCGTGATCATGCTTGCCGGAATGCTGGCACTCATCCTGCCGATAACAATACGCAATTACGCGCTCAGCGGTGATCCGGTCATGATCTCTTACCAGGGTGGAGTAAATTTCTGGATCGGCAATAATGCCGAGGCCGATGGTAAAACAGCCGGCGCACCCGGCCATTTCAAGGCGGTCAATGAGTACCAGGACAATGTCAAATATTCATCGGAACGGGTGGCCGAGATGCGTACCGGTCGTGAGCTGACACCTTCTGAAATCTCCTCATACTGGTTTGAGCAGGCGTTCCAGTGGATCGGGAACAATCCTGTCGAGTTCATCGAGCTGTCTTTGAAGAAACTGTATTACCTGTGGAATGCTTACGAGATCGAGAGCAACCGCGATATCTACACATTGCGCTCGGATTCGTGGCTCTTAAAAACACTGCTCTGGCATGGACCGCCCGGATTTCCGTTCGGTCTGCTGGCTCCCCTGGCAATGATTGGTCTCTACATTGCATTCAGGTCGGGAGACAGTCGCCTGCACCTTCTGGCAGGCACCCTGTTATCCTATCAGCTGGTCCTGATCTTATTCTTTGTGACTGCCAGGTTTCGGGTACCGACACTGCCATTTCTAATTGTCCTGGCCGCGCTGGCAACAGATTATATTCTGGCGAAATTAAAACAGCCTCGCAGGTTGATGGTACCCGCGGTAGTTTTTATTATAGTCGCGGTTGTTTCCAACACAACCCTGTTCGGCATCAGGCCGGATGACCGTTCACGCTCCAACCAGGCTGTGGCGTCCGCCTTTTTGCGCCAGAATATGCTCGACAGCGCAACATATTATATCGAACGGGCGATCGAGGAAAATCCCGAGGACCCGAATGCGCTTGCCTTTCTGGGCAACTTGCGCGAACGTAAAAACGATTACGATGGCGCCGCGGTCGCTTACGGCCATGCGATCGAGCACAATCCACACGATGCTTACCTGTTTAACCGGCTGGCCTATTCCCTGTTTAAGATAGAGCAGTACGATCATGCCAGAAACGCTGTCGACAGCTCCCTGGCGCTCGACTCAACTATCCTGAGTTCATACACAACTCTCAGCAACCTGCTCAGTCTGGAGGGAAAATCGGAACGAGCGCTGGATATGCTCTACCGGGGGTACCGGGTCGACTCATCGAATTCCGCCTACCTGAATAACCTGGCCGTTCGACTGCGTGACCACAGCCGTTTTGAAGAAGCCATCGATGTACTCGAGCGCGCGCTCACGATCAATCCCGAGCATCTTTCGGCCCGGGTCAACCTGGCCAACCTGCATTTCCAGTCGGGCAACCTCGAGCAGGCCGAAAAGCATTACCTGACAGCTCTCAATCAGGATCCCAACCAGCCCCAGGCCAACCTGAACCTGGCACAGCTTTACCTGCGTTCGGGACGCACTTCCGAGGCAGTTGAACTGATTCGAGGTGTCTTGAAAAACGATCCGGATAATCCGACGGCGGTGAAGTTGATGGAGATGATTGAAAACGCGCTAAACGGGGATTAG
- the xerD gene encoding site-specific tyrosine recombinase XerD encodes MGISDINRQQVVDFLGYIDLELNLSDNTIAAYRRDISEFIEFLGQKQEISLNSVRESEIIEYLLRLRRRGNSARSAARKLSALRHLFRFLVSEGKQAGDPTNVLDTPKLMRPLPDILSKEEIGRLIEAISGDDPLTVRNRAIMEFWYACGLRISELSAIKTGDIVLEVEILRVHGKGGKQRLVPFGSYARRAYLDYLHNARDSLVRDNSYDILFLSRRGGRLSRMGLWNIFAKYLKTAGIRKKVTPHSLRHSCATHMVENGADIRTVMEFLGHADISTTQIYTHLDQRYLKEVHRRCHPRKKRDAQGSSTYTGLDTESKGRKDPGEGSL; translated from the coding sequence ATGGGTATTTCCGATATTAATCGCCAGCAGGTAGTGGACTTTCTGGGTTACATAGACCTTGAGCTGAACCTTTCCGATAACACCATCGCCGCCTATCGTCGTGATATTTCAGAATTCATCGAGTTTTTAGGACAAAAACAGGAAATCAGCCTCAATTCCGTTCGGGAAAGCGAGATAATAGAATACCTGCTCAGGCTCAGGCGCCGGGGAAACTCGGCCCGGAGCGCGGCCCGTAAATTGTCGGCACTGCGTCACCTGTTCAGGTTTTTGGTATCGGAGGGGAAACAGGCCGGTGATCCGACGAATGTGCTGGATACGCCTAAACTGATGCGTCCCCTGCCGGATATTCTTTCGAAAGAGGAGATCGGTCGGTTAATTGAGGCGATTTCCGGCGATGATCCCCTGACCGTGCGCAACCGGGCGATCATGGAGTTCTGGTACGCCTGCGGGCTGAGGATTTCGGAACTTTCCGCTATTAAAACCGGGGATATTGTGCTGGAGGTGGAGATACTCAGGGTGCACGGCAAGGGAGGAAAGCAACGTCTGGTGCCGTTCGGATCGTACGCCCGCAGGGCTTACCTGGATTATCTTCACAATGCCCGTGACAGCCTGGTGCGCGATAATTCGTACGATATCCTGTTTTTAAGCCGGCGCGGAGGGCGGTTGTCGCGTATGGGGCTCTGGAATATATTCGCAAAATACCTGAAAACAGCCGGTATTCGTAAAAAAGTTACCCCCCACAGCCTGCGCCATTCCTGCGCAACCCACATGGTTGAAAACGGTGCTGACATAAGAACGGTTATGGAATTTCTCGGTCATGCCGATATAAGTACTACGCAGATATATACTCATTTGGACCAGAGGTACCTGAAGGAAGTCCATCGGAGATGTCATCCGAGGAAGAAGCGAGATGCCCAAGGCAGTAGCACATATACCGGCCTGGATACTGAATCAAAAGGAAGAAAAGATCCCGGAGAGGGGTCTCTTTAA